GAACACAACTGCCGCCTTCTGTGAGAACCTTCTTGAGCGTTGGCAGAGCTGATCGGATTCGGTAGTCGTTGGTGATCTTACCGTTTTTCACGGGAACATTAAAGTCAACACGGATAAgaaccttctttcccttaaGATCGCATTCATTAATGCTCTTCTTCTCGTTAAGGGTCATCTTGTATCACAATTACTTATTAGGTGGAAAAACGTATCTCCGCAGCAATTATGCTTTGATATCACCAAAGAGCTGAACCTACAGTCCAAACGATTTGAGTGAAAAAGAGTGAAGTAACAAAGATAAACACAAAGTTACACAGTAGAACGATCAAAAAGATAGAAATATCATAGCGGTTGAAATATTACTGTGCAATCGATACATAGtaccaaaaaataaaatgagtagaaaaaacataaatgttatcctaaaaaaaaaataatagtcaCGTACGAACCAATACCTAaccaacaaataaaaaggacTAAAAAACACAATTCCATAAAACAGGCCCGTAACAGGATGAATATTACTCCTTTTCGTCCAATACTGTAACGCCGGGAAGCGTTTTGCCCTCGAGGAGTTCCAAAGacgcaccaccaccagttgAAACATGAGACATGCGCTTCGCCTCACCGCTCAACTCAGCTGCACTTGCGCTGTCACCACCACCGATGATACTCATGAGTCCATGCTCGTGAGTTCCTCGACCCATGGCTTTCGCAATTGCAAATGTACCTTTGGAATAAGGAACCATTTCAAATACACCCATGGGACCGTTCCAAATGGCGCTCTTACACTTCCCAATCGTCTGAACATATTTTTCAATAGTCTTGGGACCAATATCCAGAGCCATATGTCCTTCAGGGATGTTTTGATCCTCAGTTATCAATGGAGAATCCACAGCTTTGAATTCCGTGTGGCAAACATGATCAATTGGAAGAATAACCTGCACCTTGcggtcctccgccttcttCAGCAGGGATCGAGCAAATTCAAGTTTACTTTCCTCGCACATGGATATTCCAATGCTGTAACCCTGAGCCTTCAGAAATGTGTATGCCATTGCACCACCAATTAAGAGATAATCGATGCGCTGCAACATGTTATCCAGAAGTTGGATCTTGTCGCTCACTTTCGCTCCACCAACGATAGCAACCAGCGGACGCGGCGGGTTACCAAGTACCTTAGCGAAGTATGAAATCTCCTTCTCCATCAAATAACCGGCAGCACCGTGACCCAAAATCTTTGGAATTCCGGTCATGGTAGCACTGTCACGGTGAGCTGTACCAAAAGCATCACTGATGTAAACATCACCATATGACGCAAGGATCTTGGCCATGGCTTCACGTTCCTCAGTGCTCTTGCTGCCCTCTTCTTTGTAGAAGCGTACATTTTCAAGCAGAACAACATCGCCCGGAGACATCTTAGAGACGACATCTGCAGCATTCAGGCAGTCAGGTGCGAATGTGACGGGTCTCGATAACAATTCGCTGAGGCGCTTGGCTACCGGTTTGAGTGTTGCCTTCTGCTCGAACCCGGGAATACCGCCAGTGCTCCGCAGTTCTTTGCCTTCAGCCATAGAAACGCCTTTCGGCCTCCCGAGGTGGCTCATGAGAACACAACTGCCGCCTTCTGTGAGAACTTTTTGGACGGCTGGAAGAGCTGATCGGATTCGGTAGTCGTTGGTAATATTACCATCATCCAGAGGAACATTAAAGTCAACACGGATAAgaaccttctttcccttaaGATCGCATTCATTAAtgctcttcctctcttttagTGACATATTTGATTTGTGATCAGATAAGTATATATCGATATATATagttttttcaaaaaaataagaaactcCCTTGTTAcaattttttaatgttttgaaacaaaaaatacaagtATGTTGGCTAAGTGAGAAAACGTTGAAAAGAAGTGACTGCGAGACTTGGGCAAGGGGGATTCGGTTTAAATTTTTGAATCAAAAGACTAAAAACTTCATTATGTACTTCTCAAACAACGTTcacaaataataaacgatatactaaaagtattcaaAACTCCCACGACATCAGAAAAACATAGggcaggagaaaaaaaaaaacaaaccctTCGCCTGATGTACATTACTCCTTATCATCCAATACTGCAACACCGGGAAGCGTTTTGCCCTCGAGGAGTTCCAAAGacgcaccaccaccagttgAAACATGAGAAATACGTGCAGCTTCACCACAGAGTTCAGCCGCACCCGCACTCTCACCACCACCGATGATACTCATGAGTCCACGTTTCTGAGTTCCTCGACCCATGGCTTTCGCAATTGCAAATGTACCTTTGGAATAAGGAACCATTTCAAATACACCCATGGGACCGTTCCAAATGGCGCTCTTACACTTCCCAATCGTCTGAACATATTTTTCAATAGTCTTGGGACCAATATCCAGAGCCATATGTCCTTCAGGGATGTTTTGATCCTCAGTTATCAATGGAGAATCCACAGCTTTGAATTCCGTGTGGCAAACATGATCAATTGGAAGAATAATCTGCACCTTGcggtcctccgccttcttCAGCAGGGATCGAGCAAATTCAAGTTTACTTTCCTCGCACTTCGATTTTCCAATGCTGTAACCCTGAGCCTTCAGAAATGTGTATGCCATTGCACCACCAATTAAGAGATAATCGATGCGCTGCAACATGTTATCCAGAAGTTGGATCTTTTCGCTCACTTTCGCTCCACCAACGATAGCAACCAGCGGACGCGGCGGGTTACCAAGTACCTTAGCGAAGTATGAAATCTCCTTCTCCATCAAATAACCGGCAGCACCGTGACCCAAAATCT
This region of Trypanosoma brucei brucei TREU927 chromosome 1, complete sequence genomic DNA includes:
- the PGKB gene encoding phosphoglycerate kinase; this translates as MSLKERKSINECDLKGKKVLIRVDFNVPLDDGNITNDYRIRSALPAVQKVLTEGGSCVLMSHLGRPKGVSMAEGKELRSTGGIPGFEQKATLKPVAKRLSELLSRPVTFAPDCLNAADVVSKMSPGDVVLLENVRFYKEEGSKSTEEREAMAKILASYGDVYISDAFGTAHRDSATMTGIPKILGHGAAGYLMEKEISYFAKVLGNPPRPLVAIVGGAKVSDKIQLLDNMLQRIDYLLIGGAMAYTFLKAQGYSIGISMCEESKLEFARSLLKKAEDRKVQVILPIDHVCHTEFKAVDSPLITEDQNIPEGHMALDIGPKTIEKYVQTIGKCKSAIWNGPMGVFEMVPYSKGTFAIAKAMGRGTHEHGLMSIIGGGDSASAAELSGEAKRMSHVSTGGGASLELLEGKTLPGVTVLDEKE